In Lysobacter luteus, a single window of DNA contains:
- a CDS encoding 3-hydroxyacyl-CoA dehydrogenase/enoyl-CoA hydratase family protein — translation MSDKLLVRRAAVLGAGVMGAQIAAHLTNAGVDTVLFDLPAKEGDPNGIANKAIAGLAKLSPAPLADKALARRITAANYDTGLALLEDCDLVIEAIAERMDWKQDLYRKIAPHVPAHAVLASNTSGLGINKLAEVLPEEMRHRFCGVHFFNPPRYMHLAELIPARSTDAAVLRGLEAFLTTTLGKGVVIAKDTPNFIGNRIGVFSMLAAMHHTTQFKLGFDTVDALTGPAIGRPKSATYRTADVVGLDTMVHVIKTMADTLPEDPWHKYFKAPKWLSGLVEKGALGAKTGAGFYTKKGKDILVLDVQAQDYRASDNSLDPEVAALLKERDPAAKFAALRASAHPQAKFLWSCFRDTFHYSAYHLKDIAETARDVDFAMRWGYGWSVGPFESWQAAGWKQVAEWIAEDIVAGDAMSSASLPDWVFDGRDAVHTSDGSYSPGRDTMVPRSSNPVYERQRFPDALLGEKASQGRTVFENEGVRMWIDQGADGASDDIAVVSFKTKMHTVNDHVLNGLQEAVRIAERDFRGLVIWQPKEPFSAGADLAGALGLLQAGDVAGFDAMVANFQRTSQAIKYSLVPVVAAVRGLALGGGCEFQMHSARTVLGLESYIGLVEAGVGLLPAGGGLKELAVRASDAAGPDGDVFAGLKTVFETVAMAKVATSAMEAKSLQLARKDDVVVFNAFELLHVAKAQARALAESGYRPPLPARAIRVAGDVGIATFKMMLVNMLEGRFISAHDYEIATRIATVLCGGEVDRHSVVDEAWLLRLEREHFVALAQMPKTQERIAHMLKTGKPLRN, via the coding sequence ATGTCTGACAAATTGCTTGTACGTCGCGCAGCGGTGCTTGGCGCGGGCGTCATGGGCGCGCAGATCGCCGCCCACCTGACCAATGCCGGGGTCGACACCGTGCTGTTCGACCTCCCGGCCAAGGAAGGTGATCCCAACGGCATCGCCAACAAGGCGATTGCGGGCCTGGCAAAGCTGAGCCCCGCGCCGCTGGCGGACAAGGCGCTCGCCCGGCGCATCACCGCGGCCAACTACGACACCGGCCTGGCGTTGCTGGAGGATTGCGACCTGGTGATCGAGGCGATCGCCGAGCGGATGGACTGGAAGCAGGACCTGTACCGCAAGATCGCCCCGCACGTGCCGGCCCACGCGGTGCTGGCCAGCAACACCTCCGGCCTGGGCATCAACAAGCTTGCCGAGGTACTGCCCGAGGAGATGCGCCACCGGTTCTGCGGCGTGCACTTCTTCAACCCGCCGCGCTACATGCACCTGGCCGAGCTGATCCCGGCGCGCAGCACAGACGCAGCCGTGCTGCGGGGGCTGGAGGCATTCCTGACCACGACGCTCGGCAAGGGCGTTGTGATCGCCAAGGACACACCGAACTTCATCGGAAACCGCATCGGCGTGTTCTCGATGCTGGCGGCGATGCACCACACCACGCAGTTCAAGCTCGGCTTCGACACCGTTGACGCGCTGACCGGCCCGGCGATCGGCCGGCCGAAGTCGGCAACCTATAGGACCGCCGACGTGGTCGGGCTGGACACCATGGTCCACGTCATCAAGACCATGGCCGACACCCTGCCGGAAGACCCGTGGCACAAGTATTTCAAGGCGCCCAAGTGGCTGTCTGGCCTGGTCGAGAAGGGCGCGCTCGGTGCGAAGACCGGTGCCGGCTTCTACACCAAGAAGGGCAAGGACATCCTGGTGTTGGATGTGCAGGCGCAGGACTACCGCGCGTCCGACAACAGCTTGGACCCCGAAGTCGCCGCGCTGCTGAAGGAGCGTGACCCGGCCGCGAAGTTCGCGGCCCTGCGGGCCAGCGCGCACCCGCAGGCGAAGTTCCTGTGGAGCTGCTTTCGCGACACCTTCCATTACAGCGCCTACCACCTCAAGGACATCGCCGAGACCGCGCGCGACGTCGACTTCGCGATGCGCTGGGGCTACGGCTGGTCCGTTGGTCCGTTCGAGAGCTGGCAGGCCGCGGGCTGGAAGCAGGTTGCCGAGTGGATCGCCGAGGACATCGTCGCCGGCGACGCGATGAGCAGCGCCTCCCTGCCCGATTGGGTGTTCGACGGCCGCGACGCGGTGCACACCAGCGACGGGAGCTACAGCCCCGGCCGCGACACCATGGTGCCGCGCTCGTCCAACCCGGTGTATGAGCGCCAGCGCTTCCCCGACGCGTTGCTCGGCGAGAAGGCGTCCCAGGGCCGCACCGTGTTCGAGAACGAAGGCGTGCGGATGTGGATCGACCAGGGTGCCGACGGTGCGTCCGACGACATCGCGGTGGTCAGCTTCAAGACCAAGATGCACACGGTCAACGACCACGTCCTCAATGGCTTGCAGGAAGCGGTGCGGATCGCCGAACGCGACTTCCGGGGGCTCGTGATCTGGCAGCCGAAGGAGCCGTTCTCGGCAGGGGCGGACCTGGCCGGCGCGCTGGGGCTGCTGCAGGCGGGCGACGTGGCGGGCTTCGACGCGATGGTCGCCAACTTCCAGCGCACCAGCCAGGCGATCAAGTACTCGCTGGTGCCGGTGGTGGCGGCGGTGCGCGGCCTGGCGCTCGGCGGCGGCTGCGAGTTCCAGATGCACTCGGCCCGCACCGTGCTGGGGCTGGAAAGCTACATCGGCCTGGTCGAGGCGGGCGTCGGCCTGCTGCCGGCCGGTGGCGGCCTGAAGGAGCTGGCCGTGCGTGCGTCCGACGCGGCGGGCCCCGACGGTGACGTGTTTGCCGGGCTCAAGACCGTGTTCGAAACCGTGGCGATGGCCAAGGTCGCGACCTCGGCGATGGAAGCCAAGTCGCTCCAGCTCGCGCGCAAGGACGACGTCGTCGTCTTCAATGCGTTCGAACTGCTGCACGTGGCCAAGGCGCAGGCCCGTGCGCTGGCCGAATCGGGATACCGCCCGCCCCTGCCCGCCCGCGCGATCCGGGTTGCCGGCGATGTCGGCATCGCGACGTTCAAGATGATGCTGGTGAACATGCTCGAGGGCCGCTTCATCTCCGCCCACGACTACGAGATCGCCACCCGGATCGCGACCGTGCTGTGCGGCGGCGAAGTCGACCGGCATTCGGTGGTTGATGAAGCCTGGCTGCTGCGACTGGAGCGCGAACATTTCGTGGCGCTGGCGCAGATGCCCAAGACCCAGGAACGCATCGCCCACATGCTCAAGACCGGCAAGCCGCTGCGCAACTGA
- the galU gene encoding UTP--glucose-1-phosphate uridylyltransferase GalU yields the protein MSVRIRKAVFPVAGLGTRFLPATKTVPKEMLPIIDRPLIQYAVDEAIEAGCDTLIFVTNRYKHAVADYFDKAYELEQKLEAAGKHEQLELIRNVLPASVRAVFVTQTEALGLGHAVLCAKPVVGDEPFAVILPDDLIWNRGAGALAQMADAAEATGASVIAVQDVPREKTASYGIVATDDFANRQGRIRAIVEKPDPADAPSTLAVVGRYVLNPRIFDLLEATGRGAGGEIQLTDAIAALLQEQPVNAYRFQGTRFDCGTHLGLIEATIRYALDHEKLSDAAQGLMQDALREMGVTELE from the coding sequence ATGTCCGTACGCATTCGCAAGGCCGTGTTCCCAGTGGCCGGCCTCGGTACCCGCTTTCTCCCCGCCACCAAGACCGTTCCCAAGGAAATGCTGCCGATCATCGACCGGCCGCTGATCCAGTACGCCGTCGACGAGGCCATCGAGGCGGGGTGCGACACGCTCATCTTCGTCACCAACCGCTACAAGCACGCGGTCGCGGACTACTTCGACAAGGCCTACGAGCTCGAGCAGAAGCTCGAGGCCGCCGGCAAGCACGAGCAGCTGGAGTTGATCCGTAACGTACTTCCTGCCAGCGTTCGCGCAGTGTTCGTGACCCAGACGGAAGCACTCGGGCTCGGGCACGCGGTGCTGTGTGCCAAGCCGGTCGTCGGGGACGAACCGTTCGCGGTGATCCTGCCTGACGACCTGATCTGGAACCGCGGCGCCGGCGCCCTCGCGCAGATGGCCGACGCTGCCGAGGCAACCGGCGCCAGCGTCATTGCGGTGCAGGACGTTCCGCGCGAGAAGACCGCCAGCTACGGCATCGTCGCCACCGACGACTTCGCCAACCGGCAGGGTCGCATCCGCGCAATCGTCGAGAAGCCCGATCCCGCCGACGCGCCGAGCACCTTGGCGGTGGTGGGGCGCTACGTGTTGAACCCGCGCATTTTCGACCTGCTGGAAGCCACCGGCCGCGGCGCCGGCGGTGAGATCCAGCTCACCGATGCAATCGCCGCGCTCCTGCAGGAGCAGCCGGTTAATGCCTATCGGTTCCAGGGCACGCGATTCGACTGCGGTACGCACCTGGGCCTGATCGAGGCCACCATCCGCTACGCGCTCGATCACGAAAAGCTCAGCGACGCGGCGCAGGGGTTGATGCAGGACGCGCTGCGCGAGATGGGTGTCACCGAGCTCGAGTAG
- a CDS encoding NAD(P)/FAD-dependent oxidoreductase: protein MTSSYYQATLARAGHYAELGGRRQARVCVIGGGFAGLNTALGLVERGMQDVVLLEAHAVGHGASGRNGGFVFGGFSLGEERLLQSSGKQRARELYAGTVEAVETIRNRIRRYGITCDDTQAGVLWANWFDDPAVLLARQRMLADVYGVDWEWVDRRELRDRLHTTRYGDALFEPRAFHFNPLKYITGLAAVASAGGVAIHEHTPAVSLERVGPGWRIGTADGEVLSDEVVLACGGYLAGLRREVDAGVMPIATYVMATEPLGPRMQEVMSTPAAVYDTRFAFDYYRPLPDSRLLWGGRISVRDRPPHEVERLLRRDMLRVFPQLGDVRIEQAWSGLMSYARHQMPQIGQVEPGLWLAQAFGGHGVAPTTFAGELLASAIAEGDTRWRGLADFGLVTAAKPVGLAAAQLSYWWAQSLDAWRDWRESRGRAAAGED, encoded by the coding sequence GTGACGAGCTCCTACTACCAGGCCACGCTGGCTCGCGCCGGGCACTACGCGGAACTGGGTGGTCGCAGGCAGGCACGCGTCTGCGTCATCGGCGGCGGATTCGCGGGTTTGAACACCGCCCTGGGACTGGTCGAGCGCGGTATGCAGGATGTGGTCCTGCTCGAAGCCCACGCGGTGGGCCACGGCGCGTCAGGGCGCAATGGCGGGTTTGTCTTCGGCGGGTTTTCCCTCGGCGAAGAGCGTTTGCTCCAGTCATCGGGCAAACAGCGTGCGCGCGAGCTGTACGCCGGCACCGTGGAGGCCGTGGAGACGATCCGCAACCGGATCCGGCGGTACGGGATCACGTGCGATGACACGCAGGCCGGGGTGCTGTGGGCCAACTGGTTCGACGACCCGGCGGTGCTGCTTGCCCGCCAGCGCATGCTTGCCGATGTCTACGGCGTCGACTGGGAGTGGGTCGACCGCCGCGAACTTCGCGACCGGTTGCACACCACGCGATACGGGGACGCGTTGTTCGAGCCTCGGGCATTCCACTTCAATCCGCTCAAGTACATCACCGGGCTTGCCGCTGTGGCGAGCGCTGGCGGCGTCGCGATCCACGAGCACACACCGGCCGTTTCGCTCGAGCGGGTGGGGCCCGGCTGGCGGATCGGCACCGCGGACGGCGAAGTACTTTCCGACGAGGTTGTTCTCGCGTGCGGCGGTTACCTGGCCGGATTGCGCCGCGAGGTCGATGCGGGTGTCATGCCGATCGCTACCTACGTCATGGCCACCGAGCCGCTTGGCCCGCGTATGCAGGAGGTGATGTCGACCCCGGCGGCGGTCTACGACACCCGCTTTGCATTCGACTATTACCGCCCGTTGCCCGATTCACGGCTGCTGTGGGGCGGGCGCATCTCGGTACGGGACCGGCCGCCGCACGAGGTCGAGCGCCTGCTGCGACGGGACATGCTCCGTGTCTTCCCGCAGTTGGGCGACGTGCGCATCGAGCAGGCCTGGTCCGGACTGATGAGCTACGCGCGCCACCAGATGCCCCAGATCGGCCAGGTCGAGCCGGGCTTGTGGCTGGCACAGGCCTTTGGTGGCCACGGCGTGGCGCCCACCACCTTTGCCGGCGAACTGCTGGCGTCGGCAATCGCGGAAGGTGATACCCGCTGGCGCGGGCTTGCCGACTTCGGGCTGGTCACGGCCGCAAAGCCCGTCGGACTGGCGGCCGCGCAGCTCAGCTACTGGTGGGCGCAGTCGCTCGATGCATGGCGCGACTGGCGTGAATCCCGGGGCAGGGCGGCGGCCGGGGAGGACTGA
- a CDS encoding acetyl-CoA C-acyltransferase — MTKQTANRQVQDAYIVAATRTPVAKARGAFRNTRPDDMLAHVLKAVVAQAPGIDTSRIEDAIIGCAMPEGEQGMNVARIGVLLAGLPNTIAAQTINRFCSSGLQAVALAADQIRLGQADLVLAGGTESMTMVPMMGNKVALAPSVFEKEENVAIAYGMGITAEKVAEEWKISREDQDAFALESHLKALRAIEAGEFRDEISPLEVVSHLPDLDGNTIRLRRTLVDTDEGPRAGSTIEGLAKLRPVFRNGQFGGTVTAGNSSQMSDGAGAVLVASEQAIKDYGLTPLARFVSFSVAGVRPEVMGIGPIAAIPKALRQAGLTKDQLDWIELNEAFAAQALAVIRDSELDPAKVNPLGGAIALGHPLGATGAVRTATIVHGMRRRQQKYGMVTMCIGTGMGAAGIFEAL; from the coding sequence ATGACCAAGCAAACCGCAAACAGGCAAGTCCAGGACGCCTACATCGTCGCCGCCACCCGTACACCGGTCGCCAAGGCACGTGGCGCGTTCCGCAACACCCGCCCCGACGACATGCTCGCCCACGTACTCAAGGCGGTGGTCGCGCAGGCGCCGGGGATCGACACCAGTCGCATCGAGGACGCCATCATCGGCTGCGCGATGCCTGAGGGCGAGCAGGGTATGAACGTCGCGCGCATCGGCGTCCTGCTCGCCGGGCTGCCCAACACCATCGCCGCGCAGACCATCAACCGGTTCTGCTCCTCGGGGCTGCAGGCGGTCGCGCTGGCGGCGGACCAGATCCGCCTGGGACAGGCCGACCTGGTACTGGCCGGCGGCACCGAGTCGATGACGATGGTTCCGATGATGGGCAACAAGGTCGCCCTGGCGCCCAGCGTGTTCGAGAAGGAAGAGAACGTGGCGATCGCCTACGGCATGGGCATCACCGCCGAGAAGGTCGCCGAGGAGTGGAAGATCAGCCGCGAGGACCAGGACGCGTTCGCGCTCGAGTCGCATCTGAAGGCACTGCGTGCAATCGAGGCCGGTGAGTTCCGCGACGAGATCTCGCCGCTGGAGGTGGTGTCCCACCTGCCCGACCTCGACGGCAACACGATCCGACTGCGCAGGACCCTGGTCGATACCGACGAGGGCCCGCGTGCCGGCTCGACGATCGAGGGGCTGGCGAAGCTGCGGCCGGTCTTCCGCAATGGCCAGTTCGGCGGCACCGTCACCGCCGGCAACAGCTCGCAGATGTCGGACGGCGCCGGCGCCGTGCTGGTGGCGTCCGAGCAGGCGATCAAGGACTACGGCCTCACTCCGCTCGCGCGCTTCGTCAGCTTCTCGGTGGCCGGCGTGCGCCCGGAAGTGATGGGCATCGGCCCGATCGCGGCGATTCCCAAGGCACTGCGTCAGGCCGGCCTCACCAAGGACCAGCTCGACTGGATCGAGCTCAACGAAGCATTCGCTGCGCAGGCCTTGGCCGTGATCCGTGACAGCGAGCTCGACCCCGCCAAGGTCAATCCGCTGGGCGGCGCGATCGCGCTCGGACACCCCCTCGGTGCCACCGGCGCAGTGCGTACGGCGACCATCGTGCATGGCATGCGCCGCCGCCAGCAGAAGTACGGGATGGTGACGATGTGCATCGGCACCGGCATGGGCGCCGCCGGCATCTTCGAGGCGCTCTGA
- a CDS encoding polysaccharide biosynthesis protein has protein sequence MSKWGDRWSSALPRVAVVVHDLAMVWLVWEGLHRLRFSVMPDPPDMPLWSTEVALVLVAQGLVFWQVGLYRGLWRFASVPDLWNIFKACALGLFAIVLGLFLYNRLDLVSRTVLVLYPLVLMGLLGAPRLLYRAWKDSRVDRGDQASVRILILGAGHSGEALVRDLRRFGSYQPVGFLDDASQLRGTKVQGVPVLGRVEDVAEIARETAAGLLVIAMPSADADAMQRVVVACERSGLPFRMVPRLRDVLEGRSLPGQLKEVAIEDLLGRQPVLPDWKAIRAWLGARSVLVTGAGGSIGSELCRQCARHGARRITLVELDELSLITTEATLRRDFPDLEYVSVLGDCGDPAVIHHALGLAQPEAVFHAAAYKQVPLLETQVREAVRNNVLATETVARACRAAGVGTFVLISTDKAVDPGNVLGATKRLAEMGCQSLADQRGTRFVTVRFGNVLDSAGSVVPLFREQIRSGGPVTVTDPEVTRYFMTIPEACQLILQASAIGSHEAIYTLDMGEAVPIRVLAEQMIRLAGKQPGRDIAIAYTGLRPGEKLHETLFHADERYRATAHPKILQAEPRAIRADVVHAGLQQLREASNRYDCETLSAVLRELVPEFQPISHRATVPVDRATVVAFPSRTARKY, from the coding sequence ATGAGCAAGTGGGGCGATCGCTGGTCGAGCGCGTTACCGCGGGTGGCCGTGGTGGTGCACGACCTGGCGATGGTGTGGCTGGTCTGGGAGGGGCTGCATCGCCTGCGTTTCAGCGTCATGCCCGACCCGCCGGACATGCCGCTCTGGTCGACCGAGGTCGCGCTGGTGCTGGTCGCACAGGGACTCGTGTTCTGGCAGGTCGGCCTCTACCGCGGGCTCTGGCGGTTCGCGAGCGTCCCCGACCTGTGGAACATCTTCAAGGCATGCGCGCTCGGGCTTTTTGCGATCGTGCTCGGGCTGTTCCTGTACAACCGGCTGGACCTGGTTTCGCGCACCGTACTGGTGTTGTATCCGCTGGTGCTGATGGGCCTGCTGGGTGCACCGCGCCTGCTGTACCGCGCCTGGAAGGACAGCCGCGTCGACCGTGGCGACCAGGCGTCGGTGCGCATCCTGATTCTCGGAGCGGGCCATTCCGGTGAAGCACTGGTACGTGACCTGAGGAGATTCGGCAGTTACCAGCCGGTCGGCTTCTTGGACGACGCCTCGCAGTTGCGTGGCACGAAAGTCCAGGGCGTGCCGGTGCTCGGCCGTGTCGAGGACGTGGCCGAGATCGCGCGCGAAACCGCCGCGGGCCTGCTGGTGATCGCCATGCCATCGGCCGATGCCGATGCGATGCAGCGCGTGGTGGTGGCCTGCGAGCGCTCCGGGCTGCCGTTCCGGATGGTTCCGCGACTGCGCGACGTCCTCGAGGGGCGCTCGCTGCCGGGCCAGCTCAAGGAAGTCGCCATCGAGGACCTGCTGGGCCGCCAACCGGTCCTTCCGGACTGGAAAGCCATCCGTGCCTGGTTGGGCGCGCGTTCGGTGCTGGTGACCGGGGCGGGCGGCTCGATCGGTTCGGAATTGTGCCGGCAGTGCGCGCGCCACGGCGCTCGACGGATCACCCTGGTCGAGCTTGACGAGCTGTCCCTGATCACCACTGAAGCGACGCTGCGGCGGGACTTCCCGGACCTCGAGTACGTGTCGGTCCTGGGTGACTGCGGGGACCCCGCGGTGATCCACCACGCGTTGGGGCTGGCACAGCCCGAGGCCGTGTTCCATGCCGCCGCCTATAAGCAAGTGCCGCTGCTGGAAACCCAGGTCCGCGAGGCGGTGCGCAACAACGTGCTTGCCACCGAAACCGTCGCGCGCGCCTGCCGCGCCGCCGGCGTCGGGACGTTCGTGCTGATTTCCACCGACAAGGCCGTCGACCCCGGCAACGTCCTCGGTGCCACCAAGCGGCTGGCCGAGATGGGCTGCCAGTCGCTCGCCGACCAGCGGGGCACGCGCTTCGTCACGGTGCGCTTTGGCAACGTGCTCGATTCGGCCGGCAGCGTGGTCCCGCTGTTCCGCGAGCAGATCCGCAGCGGCGGGCCGGTCACGGTCACCGATCCGGAGGTCACGCGCTACTTCATGACCATCCCGGAAGCCTGCCAGCTCATCCTGCAGGCGTCGGCGATCGGCAGCCACGAGGCCATCTATACGCTGGACATGGGCGAGGCGGTCCCGATCCGCGTGCTGGCCGAGCAGATGATCCGGCTCGCCGGCAAACAGCCCGGCCGCGACATCGCGATCGCCTACACCGGCCTGCGACCCGGCGAGAAGCTGCACGAGACCCTGTTCCACGCCGACGAGCGCTACCGGGCGACGGCGCACCCGAAGATCCTGCAGGCTGAACCACGCGCGATCCGGGCCGATGTCGTGCATGCCGGATTGCAGCAGCTGCGCGAGGCGTCCAACCGCTACGACTGCGAGACGCTGTCGGCGGTGCTGCGCGAGCTGGTGCCCGAGTTCCAGCCGATTTCGCACCGCGCCACCGTGCCGGTCGACCGCGCCACCGTCGTCGCATTTCCATCCCGCACCGCCAGGAAGTATTGA
- the rlmN gene encoding 23S rRNA (adenine(2503)-C(2))-methyltransferase RlmN → MTTRDNAIDIVLATASPEAATRGTAAPAGDKAGNAAAGSKTNIFDLDRVSLEDFFENVLGEKRYRAHQVMKWIHHRYVTDFDQMTDLGKALRAKLHEHAEVRAPMVLLEKPSTDGTIKWLIGMDPKNAIEAVYIPDKGRGTLCVSSQVGCALNCTFCSTATQGFNRNLTTAEVIGQVWIAARQLGNLPHQQRKLTNVVMMGMGEPLMNFDNVVRAMSIMRDDLGYGLANKRVTLSTSGLVPQIDQLGQASDVSLAVSLHAPNDALRTELIPLNKKYPIAELMAACQRYVKRKPRSSITFEYTLMKGVNDQPQHARELARLMRQFDNAVQMKDAAKVNLIPFNPFPGTQFERSPEDDIRAFQKLLQDARVLTTVRRTRGDDIDAACGQLKGQVMDRTRRQAEFRKTLAERGIDDAAA, encoded by the coding sequence ATGACCACCCGCGACAACGCCATCGACATCGTCCTCGCCACCGCATCGCCCGAAGCGGCCACGCGGGGCACGGCAGCGCCTGCGGGAGACAAGGCCGGCAATGCCGCGGCGGGGTCGAAGACCAACATCTTCGACCTCGACCGCGTCTCGCTCGAGGACTTCTTCGAAAACGTCCTGGGCGAGAAGCGCTACCGCGCGCACCAGGTGATGAAGTGGATCCACCATCGCTACGTCACCGATTTCGACCAGATGACGGACCTCGGCAAGGCGCTGCGCGCCAAGCTGCACGAGCACGCCGAAGTCCGCGCGCCGATGGTCCTGCTGGAGAAGCCTTCCACCGACGGCACCATCAAGTGGCTGATCGGCATGGACCCGAAGAACGCCATCGAGGCGGTCTACATCCCCGACAAGGGCCGCGGCACGCTGTGCGTGTCCAGCCAGGTGGGCTGCGCGCTCAACTGCACCTTCTGCTCCACCGCCACCCAGGGCTTCAACCGCAATTTGACCACCGCCGAGGTCATCGGCCAGGTCTGGATTGCCGCCCGCCAGCTCGGCAACCTGCCGCACCAGCAGCGCAAGCTGACCAACGTGGTGATGATGGGCATGGGCGAGCCGCTCATGAATTTCGATAACGTCGTGCGCGCGATGAGCATCATGCGCGACGACCTGGGTTACGGCCTTGCCAACAAGCGGGTGACCCTGTCGACCTCCGGCCTGGTCCCGCAGATCGACCAGCTCGGCCAGGCCAGCGATGTCTCGCTGGCGGTGTCGCTGCATGCGCCCAACGATGCGCTGCGGACCGAGTTGATCCCGCTCAACAAGAAATACCCGATCGCCGAGCTGATGGCGGCCTGCCAGCGCTACGTCAAGCGTAAGCCGCGCTCCTCGATCACCTTCGAGTACACCCTGATGAAGGGCGTCAACGACCAGCCCCAGCATGCGCGCGAGCTCGCTCGGCTGATGCGGCAGTTCGACAACGCGGTCCAGATGAAGGACGCCGCGAAGGTCAACCTGATTCCGTTCAACCCGTTCCCCGGCACGCAGTTCGAGCGGTCGCCGGAGGACGACATCCGCGCGTTCCAGAAGTTGCTGCAGGATGCGCGCGTGCTGACGACCGTCCGCCGGACCCGCGGTGACGACATCGATGCCGCCTGCGGGCAGCTCAAGGGCCAGGTGATGGACAGGACCCGTCGCCAGGCGGAGTTCCGCAAGACACTCGCGGAGCGGGGGATCGACGATGCGGCCGCTTGA
- the ndk gene encoding nucleoside-diphosphate kinase yields the protein MALERTLSIIKPDAVAKNVIGEIYTRFEKAGLKVVASKMKHLSKAEAEGFYAVHRERPFFGALVEFMISGPVMIQVLEGEGAVLKNRDLMGATNPKDAAAGTIRADFADSIDANAVHGSDSLENAANEIAYFFPATDVYAR from the coding sequence ATGGCGCTGGAGCGCACCCTGTCCATCATCAAGCCCGATGCCGTCGCCAAGAACGTCATCGGCGAGATCTACACCCGCTTCGAGAAGGCCGGCCTGAAGGTCGTCGCCTCGAAGATGAAGCACCTGTCCAAGGCGGAGGCCGAAGGGTTCTACGCCGTCCACCGCGAGCGTCCGTTCTTCGGTGCGCTGGTCGAGTTCATGATTTCCGGCCCGGTGATGATCCAGGTGCTGGAGGGCGAGGGTGCGGTGCTGAAGAACCGCGACCTGATGGGTGCCACCAACCCGAAGGACGCCGCCGCCGGCACCATCCGCGCGGACTTTGCCGACAGCATCGACGCCAACGCCGTGCACGGTTCGGACAGCCTGGAGAACGCCGCGAACGAGATCGCGTACTTCTTCCCGGCGACGGACGTCTACGCTCGCTGA
- a CDS encoding TetR/AcrR family transcriptional regulator: protein MATTTHFSTKDRILGAAEELFAQFGFAGTSLRQVTSRADVNIAAVNYHFGSKENLVNEVFRRRMDDMSRQRIDALKAAITQHPGELEPILAAFVEPALALAQDRHGGGAFVRVVARAYAEKNDTLRKFLSDHYGHVLREFAKAIAGCVPGLSKEELYWRLDFLAGALTYAMADFGLIKRPAGVGEKAHRERCARELIRFAAAGFKS, encoded by the coding sequence ATGGCCACCACCACCCACTTCTCCACCAAGGACCGGATCCTCGGCGCCGCCGAGGAACTGTTCGCCCAGTTCGGGTTTGCCGGCACCTCGCTCCGCCAGGTCACCAGCCGCGCCGATGTCAACATCGCGGCGGTCAACTACCACTTCGGCAGCAAGGAAAACCTCGTCAACGAGGTGTTCCGCCGTCGCATGGACGACATGAGCCGGCAGCGGATCGACGCGCTGAAAGCCGCCATCACGCAGCATCCCGGCGAGCTGGAGCCGATCCTCGCGGCTTTTGTCGAGCCCGCCCTGGCGCTTGCGCAGGACCGCCACGGCGGCGGTGCGTTCGTGCGGGTTGTCGCCCGCGCTTACGCCGAGAAGAACGACACCCTGCGCAAGTTCCTGTCCGACCACTACGGGCATGTCCTGCGCGAGTTTGCCAAGGCGATTGCGGGCTGTGTCCCCGGCCTGAGCAAGGAAGAGCTGTACTGGCGGCTGGATTTCCTGGCCGGCGCGCTGACCTACGCGATGGCCGATTTCGGCCTCATCAAGCGGCCGGCCGGCGTCGGCGAGAAAGCCCACCGCGAACGCTGCGCGCGCGAGTTGATCCGGTTCGCGGCCGCCGGATTCAAGAGCTGA